The proteins below come from a single Desulfitobacterium metallireducens DSM 15288 genomic window:
- the sipW gene encoding signal peptidase I SipW: MKRALKWGGNIVTVILGVALILTVYASVTSRMNNGTPKLFGHQMYEVLSGSMEPGIHTGSVIFDKPGVDVKTLKEGDVITFKAKDDPKMLITHRIVRVKTQDGAPAFQTKGDANDVVDKDLVPGGNIVAQYNNITIPYLGYYLNFMKSKNGILFLVIVPGIFLILSTMISLSREIIKLENDKKTDKTEVSSHVSSENATKV, encoded by the coding sequence ATGAAACGGGCTTTAAAGTGGGGCGGCAACATTGTCACGGTGATCCTGGGAGTGGCGCTGATCCTGACCGTGTATGCATCGGTTACTTCTAGGATGAATAACGGTACGCCAAAACTATTCGGTCATCAGATGTATGAAGTACTTTCGGGATCCATGGAGCCAGGAATTCATACGGGCTCTGTGATATTCGATAAGCCAGGTGTAGACGTAAAAACCCTTAAGGAAGGTGATGTAATCACCTTTAAAGCAAAGGATGACCCTAAGATGCTGATCACCCACCGAATTGTACGGGTTAAAACCCAGGATGGAGCGCCAGCATTTCAAACAAAAGGAGATGCGAACGATGTTGTTGATAAAGACCTTGTACCAGGGGGTAATATAGTAGCTCAATATAATAATATTACAATCCCTTATTTGGGTTATTATCTCAACTTTATGAAATCAAAGAATGGCATTTTGTTTTTGGTCATAGTACCGGGCATATTTCTGATACTGAGCACTATGATAAGCCTGTCTCGGGAGATCATTAAGCTGGAGAATGATAAAAAGACTGATAAAACAGAGGTATCATCCCATGTCTCCTCAGAGAATGCCACTAAAGTCTGA
- the acs gene encoding acetate--CoA ligase, producing the protein MQEERLESLLQENRMFKPTSEFTAQANIRTPEIYEMGQEHLSFWEKQAERLDWFEPWKKTLEWSPPFAQWYLGGKLNASYNCLDRHLRDWHRNKAALIFEGENGDSRILTYQDLHREVSQLANVLKSLGVGKGDRVTIYLPMIPEAVISMLACARIGAPHSVVFGGFSSDALRDRINDAQAKVVITSDGSFRRGSIVPLKENADIALQDVTCVEHVIVVQRTAHQVNMQENRDIWYHEALKTASLDCPPVPMDAEDMLFILYTSGTTGKPKGVVHSTGGYMVGVSTTHDWVFDLKEEDVYWCTADVGWITGHSYIVYGPLANGATVVLYEGSPDYPNKDRYWEIIEKYQVSILYTAPTAIRSFMKWGPSYPQRRDLSSLRLLGTVGEPINPEAWMWYYKYIGGEHCPIVDTWWQTETGMIMMAPLPGITPLRPGSCTGPFPGVKIEVVDKTGKPVPKGGGGYLAIREPWPAMLRNIYGDPQRFEKTYFGEWPGIYFTGDGAKWDKDGNFWVLGRVDDVINVSGHRIGTMEVESALVDHPLVAEAAVIGKTHEIKGQALTAFITLKEGSEIYPTLIDELKKHVVRKIGALARPEDIFFTAELPKTRSGKIIRRLLRDIAEGRALGDIATLADTSAVNFLKAMYQD; encoded by the coding sequence ATGCAGGAGGAACGGTTAGAATCTTTATTACAAGAAAATCGGATGTTTAAACCCACCTCGGAGTTTACAGCTCAAGCTAACATTCGTACTCCTGAAATCTATGAAATGGGTCAGGAGCACCTCAGCTTCTGGGAAAAGCAAGCCGAGCGCCTCGATTGGTTCGAGCCTTGGAAAAAGACCTTAGAATGGTCTCCTCCCTTTGCCCAGTGGTATCTTGGAGGAAAACTCAATGCCTCTTATAACTGTCTTGACCGTCATTTACGAGATTGGCACCGAAATAAAGCAGCGCTTATTTTCGAAGGCGAAAATGGGGATAGTCGAATTCTTACGTACCAGGACCTCCACCGTGAAGTCTCCCAATTGGCCAACGTCCTTAAATCTCTGGGTGTAGGTAAAGGCGATCGCGTTACAATTTACTTGCCTATGATTCCAGAAGCCGTCATCTCAATGCTGGCCTGCGCACGTATTGGTGCTCCACACAGCGTCGTTTTTGGTGGATTTAGCTCTGATGCTTTACGGGATCGGATCAATGATGCTCAAGCCAAAGTCGTCATTACCTCAGATGGCAGCTTTCGTCGGGGAAGCATCGTTCCTTTAAAGGAAAACGCCGATATCGCGCTTCAGGACGTAACATGCGTTGAACACGTCATCGTTGTTCAGCGTACAGCTCATCAGGTGAATATGCAAGAAAACCGTGATATCTGGTACCACGAAGCCCTAAAAACAGCTTCTCTAGATTGTCCTCCTGTACCCATGGATGCAGAAGATATGCTTTTCATTCTTTATACAAGCGGAACTACAGGAAAACCTAAGGGAGTCGTTCATAGCACTGGCGGATATATGGTCGGAGTCTCGACCACTCATGACTGGGTTTTTGACTTAAAAGAAGAGGATGTCTATTGGTGTACTGCCGATGTCGGATGGATTACGGGACACTCTTACATCGTCTATGGACCGCTGGCTAACGGAGCTACGGTTGTTCTCTATGAAGGGAGCCCCGATTATCCAAATAAAGACCGGTATTGGGAAATCATCGAAAAATACCAAGTCAGTATCCTCTATACCGCTCCGACTGCCATTCGGAGTTTTATGAAATGGGGCCCAAGCTATCCACAAAGACGGGATCTCTCCAGCCTTCGACTCCTTGGCACCGTCGGTGAACCCATCAATCCGGAAGCCTGGATGTGGTACTACAAATATATTGGTGGCGAGCATTGCCCGATTGTCGACACCTGGTGGCAAACAGAAACTGGGATGATTATGATGGCACCCTTACCCGGAATAACTCCTCTAAGACCTGGATCTTGTACGGGCCCCTTCCCTGGGGTAAAGATAGAAGTCGTCGATAAAACGGGCAAACCTGTCCCCAAGGGAGGCGGTGGCTACCTTGCCATCCGTGAACCCTGGCCTGCAATGCTTCGTAACATCTACGGGGATCCCCAACGCTTTGAAAAAACGTATTTTGGAGAATGGCCGGGCATTTACTTTACAGGAGACGGGGCAAAATGGGATAAAGACGGTAATTTTTGGGTACTCGGTCGAGTCGATGACGTCATTAATGTCTCAGGGCACCGTATTGGAACGATGGAAGTGGAAAGCGCACTCGTTGATCATCCATTAGTTGCTGAAGCAGCCGTAATCGGCAAAACCCATGAGATCAAGGGGCAAGCCCTTACTGCCTTTATCACCTTAAAAGAAGGGAGCGAAATCTATCCTACGCTCATCGACGAGCTCAAAAAACACGTCGTGAGGAAAATCGGTGCGCTTGCCCGACCTGAGGACATTTTCTTCACCGCTGAACTTCCCAAAACCCGAAGTGGGAAAATCATACGTCGGCTCCTTCGAGATATTGCTGAAGGTCGAGCACTTGGAGACATTGCAACTCTAGCTGACACTTCTGCCGTGAATTTTCTGAAGGCAATGTATCAGGATTAG
- a CDS encoding N-acetylmuramoyl-L-alanine amidase, giving the protein MKRKRVDWYKRGKHLQLKKWYVLALMVIALLIGEVAWKLYPHEQKSWSWTVGNQTILIDAGHGGVDPGAVGKNSLEKDITLAVSKRVKVLVQQAGGKTIMVREEDVDLGTAQGLLKRKREDLAQRIQLSKDEQADVYLSIHVNSSPKETLTGPQVFYYADSVESKLLAQCIQEQLNLLAGGKRVAKGNQELFILKKADQAAVMIELGFLSNAQEEQKLNDPNYQQQLAVAVYQGLANYLGTSQNSQP; this is encoded by the coding sequence ATGAAACGGAAGCGCGTTGATTGGTATAAGCGGGGAAAACATCTTCAGTTGAAAAAATGGTACGTTCTTGCATTAATGGTCATCGCTTTATTAATAGGTGAAGTAGCGTGGAAGCTCTATCCTCATGAGCAAAAAAGTTGGAGTTGGACGGTAGGAAATCAGACTATCCTGATAGATGCTGGGCATGGTGGTGTGGATCCCGGAGCAGTGGGTAAGAATAGCTTAGAGAAAGATATTACTTTAGCCGTGTCTAAACGGGTGAAGGTTCTTGTGCAACAGGCCGGCGGTAAGACCATCATGGTGAGGGAAGAGGATGTGGACTTGGGAACTGCCCAGGGCTTACTAAAGCGAAAACGGGAAGACCTTGCGCAACGAATCCAACTGTCTAAGGATGAGCAGGCCGATGTATACCTAAGTATCCATGTTAATAGTTCGCCGAAAGAAACATTAACGGGTCCACAGGTTTTTTATTATGCGGATTCGGTAGAGAGCAAACTTCTGGCGCAATGTATTCAAGAACAACTTAATCTTTTGGCTGGAGGTAAGAGAGTCGCTAAAGGAAATCAGGAGCTATTTATCTTGAAAAAGGCAGATCAAGCGGCGGTTATGATTGAACTCGGCTTCTTGTCTAATGCGCAGGAAGAACAGAAATTAAATGACCCGAATTATCAACAGCAACTTGCAGTAGCAGTTTATCAAGGCCTTGCCAATTATTTAGGAACGTCGCAGAATTCACAGCCGTGA
- a CDS encoding DUF134 domain-containing protein gives MSRPIKWRTVEFVPENKCFAPCPKGNCDSCSDAKEIQLKIEELEAMRLKDIEGLIQEECAERMQVSRQTFQNIIDEARKKVTMALVEDLPIYVGGGNYTRNPCKFECLKCGKETVVSFEEEVKQCSHCGSENIVCYKHCTKCQKYTHN, from the coding sequence ATGTCAAGACCTATTAAGTGGCGAACAGTAGAATTCGTTCCTGAAAATAAATGCTTTGCTCCATGTCCAAAAGGAAACTGTGATTCTTGCAGCGATGCTAAAGAAATCCAGCTTAAAATAGAAGAATTAGAGGCAATGAGGCTTAAAGATATTGAAGGTCTGATTCAGGAGGAATGTGCCGAAAGAATGCAAGTGTCTCGTCAAACCTTTCAAAATATTATTGATGAGGCAAGAAAAAAGGTGACTATGGCACTGGTTGAGGATCTACCGATTTATGTTGGAGGAGGAAATTATACAAGGAATCCATGTAAGTTTGAATGTCTTAAGTGTGGTAAAGAGACTGTAGTCTCTTTTGAGGAAGAAGTTAAACAATGTTCCCATTGTGGTTCCGAAAATATAGTTTGTTATAAGCATTGTACAAAATGCCAAAAGTATACTCATAATTAA
- a CDS encoding TasA family protein: protein MSLKKKLTMAVLTTTLGATIVAAGSFAYFTDDTTNTNNTFKAGTVDIAVNGESGFDGTIANLAPGDGGVDTFTLDNAKSSLDVQYTVTATIGEGADTLIKGDATQDLALTIQKSTDGTTWTNVDTTGATWYPMAAKGSEQYKISYSLPTATGNTYQGDSSSVQLTFHAEQTANNPK, encoded by the coding sequence ATGAGTCTCAAGAAAAAACTCACAATGGCAGTCCTTACCACAACACTCGGAGCTACAATTGTAGCCGCAGGATCCTTCGCTTACTTTACAGATGACACTACTAATACCAACAACACATTCAAAGCAGGTACCGTAGATATCGCTGTTAATGGAGAGTCCGGTTTCGATGGAACAATAGCAAACTTGGCTCCTGGAGATGGCGGAGTAGATACCTTTACTCTTGATAATGCTAAATCTAGTCTAGATGTACAGTACACAGTTACAGCAACTATTGGAGAAGGTGCTGATACCCTTATAAAAGGAGATGCAACTCAAGATTTAGCTCTTACTATTCAGAAATCCACCGATGGAACTACATGGACTAATGTTGATACGACAGGTGCGACATGGTATCCAATGGCAGCGAAAGGTTCTGAACAATATAAAATTTCGTATAGTTTGCCAACTGCTACAGGGAATACCTACCAAGGAGATAGCTCCTCAGTTCAACTTACTTTCCATGCTGAGCAAACAGCTAACAATCCAAAATAA
- a CDS encoding YgaP family membrane protein, with the protein MYIVNGKGSWIRLIAGFFVLASVLLGVFVSKYWLLFTGLVGIMLMTSSLTGFCPMELILKAIGAEQRKVSS; encoded by the coding sequence ATGTACATTGTAAACGGCAAAGGATCATGGATTCGTTTAATCGCAGGGTTCTTTGTATTGGCTAGTGTCCTTTTAGGTGTTTTTGTGAGCAAATATTGGCTTCTCTTCACCGGATTAGTCGGTATCATGTTAATGACTTCATCACTTACCGGTTTTTGTCCGATGGAGCTTATTCTTAAGGCCATTGGTGCAGAGCAGCGTAAAGTTTCTTCTTAA
- a CDS encoding RNA polymerase sigma factor yields MDDLDLIQQVLSGKHEYFAQLVERYQKPLIYFLRGILRDEEEVLDCTQEAFLAAYRNLWKYSSKYTFRAWLYTIARNKAIDLLRKKKKESPVSLNENLIDPQEGPEEVWLAKEQAGQLQEVLDELSEQYRQALYLRYQQEMSYEEMSLVLNIPVSLVKTHLYRGKEKLRQILERRGLDERNGQLVGPTISRGTPL; encoded by the coding sequence ATGGATGATTTGGATCTGATTCAACAGGTCCTCTCCGGGAAACATGAATATTTTGCTCAACTCGTTGAGCGCTATCAAAAACCTTTAATCTATTTCTTACGTGGGATTCTTCGGGATGAGGAGGAAGTTCTGGATTGTACTCAAGAAGCCTTCCTTGCAGCGTATCGTAATCTTTGGAAGTATTCATCAAAATATACGTTCCGAGCGTGGCTTTATACTATTGCTAGGAATAAGGCCATTGACCTATTGAGGAAGAAAAAGAAGGAATCTCCTGTATCCCTAAATGAGAATCTTATCGACCCTCAGGAGGGCCCGGAAGAAGTATGGCTTGCTAAGGAGCAAGCAGGTCAGTTGCAGGAGGTTCTAGATGAACTCTCAGAGCAATATCGACAGGCTTTGTATTTGAGATATCAACAGGAAATGTCTTATGAAGAGATGAGTTTAGTCCTGAATATCCCGGTTAGCTTAGTAAAGACTCATTTATATCGTGGTAAAGAGAAACTGCGTCAGATCCTGGAAAGGAGGGGGTTGGATGAACGAAATGGACAACTTGTGGGCCCAACTATTTCAAGAGGAACCCCTTTGTGA
- a CDS encoding metal-sensing transcriptional repressor — protein MKSDALSEDWQMIEGLKTIKEQMDEIVRMMEKDRPYEEIIIQLEVIYSALSNTTSALAQCYVKSSMIESLQKGDKDKSFEFIKKPIEILMRVSEHSSLLKQLQSIEA, from the coding sequence TTGAAAAGTGACGCATTATCTGAGGATTGGCAAATGATTGAGGGATTAAAAACAATCAAGGAACAGATGGATGAAATCGTTCGAATGATGGAAAAGGATAGACCTTACGAGGAAATTATTATCCAACTCGAAGTGATTTATTCAGCGCTCTCGAATACGACATCGGCGTTAGCTCAATGTTATGTAAAATCATCAATGATTGAATCACTACAAAAAGGGGATAAGGATAAAAGCTTCGAATTTATAAAAAAGCCGATTGAAATCTTAATGAGAGTATCGGAACACTCGTCTCTACTAAAGCAACTTCAAAGTATAGAGGCATAA
- a CDS encoding M20 family metallopeptidase, with protein sequence MDGNKKFIKNQAQILSPEAWKLAREIGENPELGYQEYFAVDALTRFLSQHHFKVERPIAGLDTAFLARFQGNKPGPRIAFLAEYDALPGVGHGCGHNLIGTASTGAGVVLSKSKELMGEIWIIGTPAEETSGAKVTLVEKGIFDTVDAAMMFHPGSQNVPEISTLALDALEFTFHGRSAHAVAAAQYGVNALDAMITFFNTIKILKKQLPEDTRINGIITEGGTAPNIIPEKAVAHFYLRAPRRKVLDELRKKVIQCAREAASTVSAQVTWRQFEFSYDDMLTNRTMAEVFAQNLRELGIKRIASPQVAMGSVDMGNVSRVVPAIHPYLALGKGMDIPHTREFTEAVLSPAGEHLLVLAIESLSLTGWDILNDPKLLQKIKREFYQRNQS encoded by the coding sequence ATGGACGGAAATAAAAAGTTCATCAAGAACCAGGCTCAAATTCTTAGTCCGGAAGCATGGAAGCTTGCTCGTGAGATCGGAGAAAATCCAGAGCTAGGTTATCAAGAGTATTTTGCCGTTGATGCATTAACCCGTTTTTTAAGCCAGCATCATTTCAAAGTGGAACGACCAATAGCCGGATTAGATACAGCTTTTCTTGCTCGATTTCAAGGGAATAAACCTGGACCAAGGATTGCCTTCTTAGCGGAGTATGATGCTTTGCCTGGAGTAGGTCATGGATGTGGACATAACTTAATTGGAACTGCTAGTACGGGGGCAGGGGTAGTTTTAAGCAAGAGCAAAGAGTTGATGGGTGAGATTTGGATCATTGGAACCCCGGCTGAAGAAACGAGCGGAGCAAAAGTAACTCTGGTAGAGAAGGGGATTTTTGATACGGTTGATGCAGCCATGATGTTTCATCCAGGGAGTCAAAATGTCCCCGAGATTTCAACTTTGGCATTGGATGCTTTGGAATTCACCTTCCATGGACGTTCAGCACATGCGGTAGCAGCAGCGCAGTATGGGGTTAATGCCCTTGATGCGATGATCACCTTTTTTAATACCATTAAAATCTTAAAAAAACAGCTACCCGAAGATACACGGATCAATGGGATTATTACGGAAGGGGGTACTGCGCCAAACATTATTCCTGAAAAGGCTGTTGCCCACTTTTATTTGAGGGCGCCTAGGCGTAAGGTCTTGGATGAATTGCGGAAGAAGGTCATACAATGTGCCAGAGAAGCAGCATCCACGGTTTCAGCCCAAGTGACGTGGCGTCAATTCGAGTTTTCTTATGATGATATGTTGACGAACCGAACGATGGCAGAAGTTTTTGCTCAAAATCTGCGGGAATTAGGGATTAAGAGAATTGCCTCTCCTCAGGTTGCAATGGGCTCCGTCGATATGGGTAATGTAAGTCGGGTGGTTCCGGCCATTCATCCCTATCTTGCCTTGGGAAAAGGAATGGATATTCCCCATACTCGAGAGTTTACCGAGGCTGTCCTTTCTCCGGCTGGGGAGCATTTGCTTGTCTTAGCAATAGAATCTTTATCTTTGACTGGTTGGGATATTTTAAATGATCCTAAACTGTTGCAGAAAATTAAGAGAGAATTCTATCAAAGAAATCAAAGTTGA
- a CDS encoding TasA family protein produces the protein MNKKILTLIPTGVLAISLIVGGSTYAFFSDTATNSNKTFTAGTVDIDSYRDGFDTIPGPMFYTTPSEGATPTEPSYDGLKPTGLWAPGDTHIRSLVVYNKGSLDAAIKQVKAEIISDNKNMASQMDVAVYKISPKYLSDGTPFAPIPGDDTLDQPTLDWVSSTFNPFILGGHHFFGTDELAQKLIEAQIPLIVEKLWNGSLTDLTTKYQDLSNGQEVVLKNKTVLPFTKQGALLAFVVHLNNNANNGYQGAEAKFGFTVNAIQK, from the coding sequence ATGAATAAAAAAATTCTTACGTTAATCCCAACTGGAGTATTGGCAATCAGTTTGATTGTTGGAGGTAGCACATATGCCTTTTTCTCGGACACAGCTACGAACTCAAACAAGACCTTTACTGCGGGGACGGTGGACATCGATTCGTATCGGGATGGTTTTGATACCATTCCTGGTCCAATGTTTTATACAACTCCATCAGAGGGTGCTACTCCTACAGAACCATCATATGATGGACTTAAACCTACTGGACTATGGGCACCAGGAGATACACACATTCGGTCATTAGTGGTCTATAACAAAGGAAGCTTGGATGCTGCAATTAAGCAAGTGAAGGCAGAGATAATTTCGGATAATAAAAATATGGCTTCACAAATGGATGTGGCAGTATATAAGATTTCGCCTAAATACCTTTCAGATGGAACACCGTTTGCTCCCATACCAGGCGATGATACGCTTGATCAACCTACATTAGATTGGGTAAGCTCAACTTTTAATCCATTTATCTTAGGAGGACATCATTTTTTTGGGACTGATGAGCTTGCTCAGAAACTAATTGAGGCTCAAATTCCGCTAATAGTAGAAAAGCTTTGGAATGGTAGCCTTACAGATTTGACTACTAAATATCAAGATTTAAGTAATGGACAAGAAGTTGTTCTAAAAAACAAAACGGTGTTACCGTTCACTAAACAGGGTGCACTTCTTGCGTTCGTCGTTCATCTAAATAATAATGCAAATAATGGCTATCAAGGTGCAGAAGCCAAATTTGGATTTACCGTAAATGCGATCCAAAAGTAA
- the rplM gene encoding 50S ribosomal protein L13, which translates to MSTFFAKANEVERKWYVIDAAGLALGRLATEAARILRGKHKPTFTPNADAGDFVIVINADQVILTGHKLDQKLYRRHSGYPGGLKEVPYRRLMETMPERAVEHAIKGMLPHNKLGAKMYTKLKVYRGSEHPHQAQQPETWTIQ; encoded by the coding sequence ATGTCCACGTTCTTTGCGAAAGCGAACGAGGTGGAGCGTAAATGGTATGTCATTGACGCTGCTGGCCTTGCTTTGGGTCGTTTAGCTACTGAAGCTGCACGCATCCTTAGAGGTAAACATAAACCTACTTTTACCCCGAATGCAGATGCTGGGGATTTTGTCATTGTCATAAACGCTGACCAAGTGATCTTAACCGGTCACAAATTGGATCAAAAATTGTATCGTCGTCACTCTGGATATCCGGGTGGCTTGAAAGAAGTTCCTTATCGTAGACTGATGGAAACTATGCCTGAACGGGCTGTTGAACATGCTATTAAGGGTATGCTTCCTCATAACAAGTTGGGCGCGAAAATGTATACTAAGCTTAAGGTATACCGGGGTTCTGAACATCCCCATCAAGCTCAACAACCCGAAACATGGACGATTCAATAA
- the truA gene encoding tRNA pseudouridine(38-40) synthase TruA, whose amino-acid sequence MRNIRLTVSYDGTAYHGFQRQPEFHGPTIQGNLESVWKKLVGEEITLNTAGRTDTGVHATGQVVNFLTTAPIPDEKLPKAFNSLLPRDIRILEAHTVAEEFHARYSACWKRYDYKIDNRPIADVFTRLYSLHEPIPLRVEKMKRAARLLEGKHNFKAFSSAGGVSKTFERNLYVCRIQEEGGILQITCIGDGFLYNMVRIIVGTLINVGKGWLQPEDIPDILQSMDRKRAGITARARGLTLSYVHYGEESPFDIYPEYLYSQKEH is encoded by the coding sequence ATGAGAAATATACGATTAACCGTAAGTTATGATGGCACAGCTTATCATGGATTTCAACGTCAGCCAGAATTCCATGGACCGACGATTCAAGGTAATTTAGAATCCGTATGGAAGAAGTTGGTTGGAGAAGAAATTACGCTTAATACTGCGGGACGCACGGATACGGGCGTGCACGCGACGGGGCAAGTGGTTAATTTCCTGACGACAGCTCCAATACCGGATGAAAAACTCCCCAAAGCATTTAACAGTTTGCTACCACGGGATATTCGCATTCTCGAAGCTCACACCGTTGCGGAAGAATTTCATGCTCGTTATTCAGCATGCTGGAAGCGTTATGATTATAAAATTGATAATCGGCCCATTGCAGATGTCTTTACTCGTTTGTATTCATTGCATGAGCCTATTCCCTTAAGGGTTGAAAAGATGAAACGTGCTGCCCGATTACTCGAAGGAAAACATAATTTTAAAGCTTTTTCTTCGGCTGGAGGAGTGAGTAAAACCTTTGAACGTAATTTATATGTTTGTCGAATCCAAGAGGAGGGAGGAATCCTTCAGATCACCTGTATTGGGGATGGATTTCTGTATAACATGGTGCGAATCATTGTTGGAACCTTGATCAATGTGGGGAAGGGTTGGCTTCAACCCGAAGACATTCCGGATATTCTACAGAGCATGGATCGAAAGCGGGCAGGAATTACAGCACGGGCCCGGGGGTTGACTTTAAGCTATGTCCATTATGGAGAAGAAAGCCCTTTTGATATTTATCCTGAGTATCTTTATAGCCAAAAGGAACATTAA
- a CDS encoding response regulator: MKILIVDDYPVARQGIASILLTHPNMEIVGIASDVAEAIQALETTQPELALIDLRLRNESGLEIVRLAREKGIDCKYIILTSSANREDFRIANEEGVNGYLLKVALPEEILAAVQIVGRGRKYYDPGITELMLKAEDLDPVEQLTTREREVLILLGEGLSNKEIAKNLFVTEYTVKKHVSQVLAKLELSGRTQAALYVSSKGLA; encoded by the coding sequence TTGAAAATATTAATTGTTGATGATTATCCTGTGGCACGCCAGGGAATTGCTTCAATTCTTTTAACACATCCCAATATGGAAATTGTGGGTATTGCTTCAGATGTCGCCGAAGCAATACAGGCTCTTGAAACGACTCAACCCGAATTAGCGTTGATTGATTTAAGATTAAGAAATGAGTCGGGGTTAGAAATCGTTCGTCTAGCTCGGGAGAAGGGTATTGATTGTAAATATATTATTTTAACTTCGTCTGCAAATCGGGAGGATTTTCGTATTGCGAATGAAGAGGGAGTCAATGGGTATCTTCTAAAAGTAGCTTTGCCGGAGGAGATTTTAGCAGCAGTACAAATCGTAGGGCGGGGGCGGAAGTATTATGACCCAGGAATTACAGAACTCATGTTAAAGGCTGAGGATTTGGACCCTGTCGAACAGCTCACGACAAGGGAACGTGAAGTCCTTATTCTTCTAGGAGAAGGGTTAAGTAATAAGGAGATAGCAAAAAACTTATTTGTAACGGAGTATACAGTAAAGAAGCATGTCAGCCAGGTTCTCGCTAAGTTAGAGTTGAGTGGAAGGACGCAGGCTGCACTTTATGTGAGTTCGAAGGGATTAGCGTAA
- the rpsI gene encoding 30S ribosomal protein S9: protein MAAKLQYQGTGRRKNAIARVRLIPGEGKITINKRDLAEYFGKKTLEMIVQQPFNVTDMVGKYDVIALANGGGTTGQAGALRLGIARALLKADISLRPALKRAGFLTRDPRMKERRKYGLKKARKAPQFSKR, encoded by the coding sequence ATGGCTGCAAAATTACAATATCAAGGTACTGGACGTCGTAAAAACGCAATTGCGCGTGTTCGTTTAATTCCTGGTGAAGGAAAAATTACGATCAATAAAAGAGATCTTGCTGAGTACTTCGGTAAGAAGACATTGGAAATGATCGTTCAACAACCGTTCAATGTAACGGATATGGTGGGTAAATATGATGTTATCGCTCTTGCTAATGGCGGCGGTACAACAGGACAAGCTGGGGCACTTCGCCTCGGAATTGCTCGTGCTCTATTAAAAGCTGATATTAGTTTACGTCCTGCTCTCAAACGTGCTGGTTTCTTAACACGTGACCCACGGATGAAAGAACGTCGTAAATACGGCTTGAAGAAAGCGCGTAAAGCTCCTCAATTTTCGAAACGTTAA
- a CDS encoding endolytic transglycosylase MltG, giving the protein MKLSRQYLLGLGSGLILSALITLLFTLSMTVSPSTAGADTTELTTPSVQQPSDSAQKTSSSEKSGSENITQIQKNFVIPPGASADKIAQLLQSEGWIQNKDDFLTLVKAKKLEKRFKAGTYELTPGLSIENTINQLIQ; this is encoded by the coding sequence ATGAAATTGTCACGTCAATACTTGCTTGGGTTGGGTTCGGGATTGATTTTGAGTGCTTTGATTACGCTCCTTTTTACTCTTAGTATGACTGTGAGCCCAAGTACAGCAGGGGCTGATACAACTGAACTAACAACTCCATCCGTACAACAGCCTAGCGATTCGGCCCAGAAGACTTCAAGTTCTGAAAAATCTGGATCTGAGAATATAACTCAAATTCAAAAGAATTTTGTGATTCCCCCCGGTGCGAGTGCAGATAAGATTGCTCAACTCCTCCAAAGTGAGGGCTGGATTCAGAACAAAGATGATTTTTTGACCCTGGTGAAGGCTAAAAAGCTTGAAAAACGCTTTAAGGCAGGTACCTATGAACTTACACCTGGGCTGTCTATTGAGAATACCATCAATCAGCTTATTCAATAG